The stretch of DNA TTGTATTTGTTTTTACGAGTATAACATAATTGATAGAGATATTGTATGTAATATATAAAGATTATGTTCAAACTTTAGTACATgtacttattcactttaaaaaaaattaaattctagCTACAATACTACttaatcaacaaaataaatcgTTGTATTTGAACAAAGAATAGGTGAGTTGGAGGTcgacacaatttttttctttgaaaaaccATATTATTTTGAAACACGTGTTGAGGTCAAAGCCAAAATCAACCAAACCTCACTAAGCTATACCTAAATcttaaaaaatttagataatCTCTAATCTCTAATAAGAAAAAGACAGAAGTGAAAGTCATTTTCTAAAGTTCCTATCCACATAAACCCTACATTACATAGTCCATGGATATAGTAATTAACGATAGGTACGTACACCGGCAAAGTTGTATTTATATAATACAagtaaaagaagaagaataattgaataataaaaattgaaagtgaaaggAACATATTCTTGGAGGAGCTAACAAAGAAATAATTTGATGAGTGAGGTCAATTTGGGTGGGAAGGAGTTGAGAATTTGGGGGACCACTTTAATTCATAATCGAatgctctttctttcttttgtaaTGCAAACGTAAAGTTTATGACAAACAAACCAATCCCTTATCTATGGATTGTGCATACTGGGCATCGCCTGCAACAACACCCACTCATTACGTGTCCTATGTAGGAGGGACGTGAATGCATGAAATCGGAGAAGTGACTACACTGCAGTCGGTTATATTTAAATTGTTTGATTAAGATCATACGATTTAAATTTGCAGCtcaaattttatattcaaaaataattaaaatttggttTTAAAATCTATATCGTTCAATATTGATCGGAAAATTCAAATATCTTACCTATATGGGTGTgttttgtcaaataaccgattatcccaaaaccttaaggtgttaggatagagccatatcaatggttatatattatatttatatattatttctaactcAACAAAAGTACACTAATGATCtgttattgaaaacaaaaatgctTGGATGTAAATCCATTGCCACACCACAGATTCTTAAAGAAAAGTCATCATCTTCCGATGATATTATTGTTGATGCTACTGAATTTCGCAGCATTGTAGGTGCACTTCAATATTTGACTTTCACTCGTCCAGACATCACCCATGCTGTCAATCGTGCATGTCAACACTTCAGCAAGCCCACTATGACAGATTTAAAGGCAGTTAAGCGTATTTTGCGCTATCTCAGAGGCACACAAAATTGGGGACTTCGTTACCTCAATAACACTCCACATTCCTTGTATGGGTTTAGTGATGCAGACTGGGCTGGTTGTCCCGTGACAAGACGAAGCACTACAGGTTATTGTGTGTTTCTTGGTGCCAATTGCATCTCTTGGTCCTCTAAGAAGCAACCCACCGTTGCCCGCTCTAGCACCGAAGCAGAATATCGCTCCATGGCTCACACCACTGCTGAACTAACATGGATTACCTATCTTCTTCAAGACATAGATGTTTCTCTCCCTCGTGCTCCACAACTGTTTTGCGATAATATTAGTGCTCTTCATATGTCGGTCAATCCGGTGTTTCATGCTCGCACCAAACATATTGAGCTTGACTACCATTTCGTTCGTGAAAAAGTAGCCATGGGAGCTCTTGTTACTcgctacactcctacatcttcCCAAATTGCAGATGTCTTCACCAAACCACTAGCAAAGGATTCATTCTTCAAGTTTCGCAGCAAGCTAGGCGTGTATCCCAGTCCACCCACTAGCTTGAGGGGGTATGATAAGGaaccaaatcaaaatcaattaataGGTGTTGACTCTATGATAAATAAGGACGAGAAATCTGCTAAAAGGGAGGATATTAGGATTGCAACAAATGGAAACAAATCCCTTAAATGACAGCTAGTAACCAATATGCTATAGTCAAGGCAATAATCATGGGATAACAACATAGAGATATGCTTAATGTTCTCCTATTTTTCATGTATAAATTGTACTCTTTgacataataataaaacatcGCTTCTGCAATTCTCTTTATGGTAGCAGAGCTTGTAAACCTGCAAGCCAAAAACACCATGTCATCAAGCAGTACCACCAACACATCCCTCCCAAAAACAGAACCAGAGCTAACAATCCAATCATTCCACCAATGTTCAAGTTTTATCTCCATGAAACTGAACCCAAACAACTTCATATTGTGGCGCAATCAAATCACACCTTTAATTCGAAGTCTCGGTGTTCTCCACCATCTCTTA from Trifolium pratense cultivar HEN17-A07 linkage group LG5, ARS_RC_1.1, whole genome shotgun sequence encodes:
- the LOC123886888 gene encoding uncharacterized mitochondrial protein AtMg00810-like; its protein translation is MLGCKSIATPQILKEKSSSSDDIIVDATEFRSIVGALQYLTFTRPDITHAVNRACQHFSKPTMTDLKAVKRILRYLRGTQNWGLRYLNNTPHSLYGFSDADWAGCPVTRRSTTGYCVFLGANCISWSSKKQPTVARSSTEAEYRSMAHTTAELTWITYLLQDIDVSLPRAPQLFCDNISALHMSVNPVFHARTKHIELDYHFVREKVAMGALVTRYTPTSSQIADVFTKPLAKDSFFKFRSKLGVYPSPPTSLRGYDKEPNQNQLIGVDSMINKDEKSAKREDIRIATNGNKSLK